A region of the Methylobacterium nodulans ORS 2060 genome:
CCGAACCGCACCGGGTCGGTCGCCGGCAGGTCATGGGCAGCGGCGAGGTGCTCCAGCAGCGCCCGTGCCTCTGCCTCCTCCAGCGCCTGCGTGTTCACCGCGATGCCGACCGGGCGGATCTCTGGATTGGTGAGGCTGCCGCAGCGGACCGTGAGGTCGATGACCTCCTCGATCGAGGGCAGGGGATGCTGCACGCCGCGCATGCGGGTGCGGGTCGGCTCGTGGCAGACCACGAAGGCGTCGGGCTGCGCCCCGTGCAGCAGGCCGAGGCTCACGCCCGCGAAGGAGGGATGGAACAGCGAGCCCTGGCCCTCGATCAGGTCCCAGTGCTCGGGCGCGGCGGCGGGAGAGATCCATTCCACCGCGCCGGAGATGAAATCCGCCACCACGGCGTCGATGGCGACGCCGCGGCCGGAGATGAACACGCCGGTCTGGCCGGTGGCCCGGAAATCGGCGTCGAAGCCGCGAGCGCGCATGCCCTTTTCCAGGGCCAGCACCGTGTATTTCTTGCCGACCGAGCAATCCGTCCCGACGGTGAGGAGGCGACGGCCCGGCCGCTTCGTGCCCTTGCCGGTGTCGAAGCGCTGGTCGGAATGGCGCACGTCGTAAAGCTGCCGGCCGCCCCGTGCCGCCGCCTCGGCGATGGCGGGGATCGAACCGAGCCGTGTGTGCAGCCCGCTCGCCACGTCGAGCCCGGCCTCGAGCGCCGCGACGATCGAGGTGATCCAATGGTCCGGCAGCACGCCGCCCGCATTCACCACGCCGACGATCAGCGTGCGCACGCCCTTCGCCACTGCCTCCTCGATCGTCAGGTCGGGGATGCCGAGATCGGCCGCGCAGCCCGGCAGGCGCAGCTGCCCGACGCACCATTCCGGCCGCCAGTCCACGATGCCGTAGGCGGTCTTGGCGGCGAGGCGGTCGGGGACGTCGCCGAGGAACATCAGGTAGGGCGTGGCGATCTGCATGCGGTCCGCTCCTGGCGGGGGCGTTCAGGCGGGCATAAGGGCTGCCGCGGGGCGGCGCCCGCTGTTCTCGCGCGCGGCTGCGTGTTCCGCAACCGGTCCCGGGCGCTGCACAACATGGGCACGGCCCTTGACGCCGCGGCCCGCAATGGCGGACGTAGAACCCCGCCCAAAAGGAGAATGTGGATGCCCTTGAAACGCCTGCTGCCCCTCCTGGTCGCTGGCCTCGCCGCGATGCCGGCCTCGGCGGAGGAACTCACCGGAACTCTCAAGAAGATCAAGGAGACCGGCGCGATCACCCTGGGCTACCGCGACTCGTCCGTGCCGTTCTCCTACCTCGACGGCAACCAGAAGCCCGTCGGCTACGCCATGGACATCTGCTACAAGATCGTCGAGGCGGTGAAGGCGAAGCTCGCCATGCCGAATCTCGAGGTCAAGCTGAACCCGGTGACCTCGGCGACGCGCATCCCGCTCATGGCCAACGGCACGATCGACCTCGAATGCGGCTCGACCACCAACAACGCCGAGCGCCAGAAGCAGGTGGCGTTCACCAACACCCACTTCCTGACCGCCAACCGCTTCGTCGCCAAGAAGGCCAGCAACGTCAACAAGTTCGAGGATCTGAAGGGCAAGACGGTGGTGTCCACTTCCGGCACCACCAACATCAAGCAGATCAACGAGTACAACGCGGCGCACAAGTTCGGCATGACGATCCTGCCGGCCAAGGATCACGCCGAGGCATTCCTGATGGTGGAGACCGGCCGCGCGGTCGCCTTCGTGATGGACGACGTGCTGCTGGCCTCGCTCGCCGCCGGTTCCAAGGAACCCGACGCCTACATGATCTCGAAGGACGCGATCTCCAAGCCCGAACCCTACGGCATCATGCTCCGCAAGGACGACGCGCCATTCAAGAAGGTGGCCGACGAGGCGACAGCGGCCTTCTACCGTAGCCCGGAGGGTCCGGCGACCTACGACAAGTGGTTCACTAAGCCGATCCCGCCGCGCAACATCAATCTGAACCTGCCGATGGATGCGGCGATGAAGAAAGCCTTCGCGCAGCCGAGCGACAGCCCCGACCCGGCGATGTACTGACGCGCCGCCGGTTCACGAGCAAGGACCCGTCCAGGACAGAGCGGATGCCGCTTCTCCTGGACGGAGATGCGATCGATCAAGGACCCGGGATCCGTCGGGCGTTCCCATCGGCGCCTGACGGATGCTCGGTGGGAGAATCCTCTCTCCCGCGTCGGGGGGAGGGGCGCGACGGCGTCATGAAGCCGTGGATACGGCGGATTTCGCCCCCGCTCCCACCCGAAATGGCGTAACGTCGGGCCGGCGCGTAGCCGGGATCGGGATCACCGCGGCAACGGGGTGTGGGATGAACTACAACTGGAACTGGAGCATCTTCTTCGATCTGTCGCCGGAAGGCACGGGCACCTACGCCGACATGCTCCTGTCGGGCTTGGTCTGGACCATCGTCACGGCGCTCTGCGCCTGGATCATCGCCTTCGCGGTCGGCTCGGTGATCGGCGTGATGCGCACGCTGCCGAACCGCGCCGCCCAGGCGTTCGGCAACGGCTATGTCGAGGTGTTCCGCAACATCCCGCTGCTCGTGCAGATGTTCCTGTGGTTCTTCGTGCTGCCGGAGCTGCTGCCGCAGGATTGGGGCACCTGGCTGAAGCAGCTGCCCGATGCCCCCTTCTACACCGCCGTGGTGTGCCTGGGCTTCTTCACCGCCTCGCGCGTCGCCGAGCAGGTGCGGGCCGGCATCCAGTCCCTGCCGCGCGGCCAGCGCATGGCCGGCACGGCGCTCGGCCTCACCACCGGCCAGACCTACCGCTACGTGCTGCTGCCCAACGCCTACCGCATCATCCTGCCCCCGCTCACCTCCGAGTTCCTCAACAACCTCAAGAACACGTCGGTGGCGCTGACCATCGGGCTGCTCGAACTCACCGCCCGCGCCCGCTCGATGCAGGAATTCTCGTTCCAGGTCTTCGAGGCCTTCACGGCGGCGACCATCCTCTACATCATCATCAACCTGGTGGTGGTGACGGCGGCCGGGTTCCTGGAGCGCAAGGTCGCGATCCCCGGCGCCCGCTGATGATGCCGATCCTTCCACCTTCCCGACGCGGGTGAGAGCCGATGCTCGCCAATTTCGATTTCAGCGTCATCGTCAATGCGCTGCCCTACCTGTTCCTGACGGGCATGACCTTCACGCTGACGCTCACCGCGCTCGCGGCGCTCGGCGGCGTGATCCTCGGCACGCTGATCGCGATGATGCGGCTCTCCGGCCTGCCGGTGGCGCCGGTGGTGGCCAAGGGCTACGTCAACTTCATGCGCTCGCTGCCGCTGGTGCTGGTGATCTTCTGGTTCTACTTCCTGGTGCCGTATATCGGGCAATGGCTCACCGGGGCCGACCGGCCGATCCAGGTCGGCGCCTTCACCTCCTCGCTGGTCACCTTCACGCTGTTCGAGGCGGCCTATTTCTCGGAGATCATGCGGGCCGGCATCCAGTCGATCCCGAAGGGCCAGAGTGCGGCCGCCTCGGCGCTCGGCCTCACCTATTGGCAGAGCATGAGCAACATCATCCTGCCCCAGGCCTTCCGCAACATGCTGCCCGTCCTGCTGACCCAGACCATCGTGCTGTTCCAGGACACCTCGCTGGTCTACGTGCTGTCGATCACCGACTTCCTGGGCGCCGCCTCCAAGGTGGCGCAGCGCGACGGCCGCCTCGTCGAGATGTACCTGTTCGCGGCCGTGGTCTATTTCGTGATCTGCTTCTTCGCCTCGACCCTGGTGCGCCGTCTGCAGCGCCGCATCGCCATCATCCGCTGAACTCGAGAGGCCCGTCCCATGACCTCGTCCGCGATGCCGCCTCCCGCTACTGCCCCGGAGCCCCAGGCCACGGCCGCGATGGCGCCTCCTTCCGGCCCGGTCACAGCGCCGTTCGTCGAGACGCCGCCCGTCACCACGACGTCTGGCCCCATGATCGTCATCGATCAGGTCAGCAAGTGGTACGGCGACTTCCAGGTGCTGACGGACTGCACGACCTCGATCGCCAAGGGCGAGGTGGTGGTGGTCTGCGGCCCCTCCGGCTCCGGCAAGTCGACCCTGATCAAGTGCGTGAACGCGCTCGAACCCTTCCAGAAGGGGCAGATCA
Encoded here:
- the dgcN gene encoding N-acetyltransferase DgcN, with amino-acid sequence MQIATPYLMFLGDVPDRLAAKTAYGIVDWRPEWCVGQLRLPGCAADLGIPDLTIEEAVAKGVRTLIVGVVNAGGVLPDHWITSIVAALEAGLDVASGLHTRLGSIPAIAEAAARGGRQLYDVRHSDQRFDTGKGTKRPGRRLLTVGTDCSVGKKYTVLALEKGMRARGFDADFRATGQTGVFISGRGVAIDAVVADFISGAVEWISPAAAPEHWDLIEGQGSLFHPSFAGVSLGLLHGAQPDAFVVCHEPTRTRMRGVQHPLPSIEEVIDLTVRCGSLTNPEIRPVGIAVNTQALEEAEARALLEHLAAAHDLPATDPVRFGVESIVERIATLYPAGVAA
- a CDS encoding transporter substrate-binding domain-containing protein; this translates as MPLKRLLPLLVAGLAAMPASAEELTGTLKKIKETGAITLGYRDSSVPFSYLDGNQKPVGYAMDICYKIVEAVKAKLAMPNLEVKLNPVTSATRIPLMANGTIDLECGSTTNNAERQKQVAFTNTHFLTANRFVAKKASNVNKFEDLKGKTVVSTSGTTNIKQINEYNAAHKFGMTILPAKDHAEAFLMVETGRAVAFVMDDVLLASLAAGSKEPDAYMISKDAISKPEPYGIMLRKDDAPFKKVADEATAAFYRSPEGPATYDKWFTKPIPPRNINLNLPMDAAMKKAFAQPSDSPDPAMY
- a CDS encoding amino acid ABC transporter permease, coding for MNYNWNWSIFFDLSPEGTGTYADMLLSGLVWTIVTALCAWIIAFAVGSVIGVMRTLPNRAAQAFGNGYVEVFRNIPLLVQMFLWFFVLPELLPQDWGTWLKQLPDAPFYTAVVCLGFFTASRVAEQVRAGIQSLPRGQRMAGTALGLTTGQTYRYVLLPNAYRIILPPLTSEFLNNLKNTSVALTIGLLELTARARSMQEFSFQVFEAFTAATILYIIINLVVVTAAGFLERKVAIPGAR
- a CDS encoding amino acid ABC transporter permease, which translates into the protein MLANFDFSVIVNALPYLFLTGMTFTLTLTALAALGGVILGTLIAMMRLSGLPVAPVVAKGYVNFMRSLPLVLVIFWFYFLVPYIGQWLTGADRPIQVGAFTSSLVTFTLFEAAYFSEIMRAGIQSIPKGQSAAASALGLTYWQSMSNIILPQAFRNMLPVLLTQTIVLFQDTSLVYVLSITDFLGAASKVAQRDGRLVEMYLFAAVVYFVICFFASTLVRRLQRRIAIIR